TCCCTCAGGAGcagaattttttattaattctgtttttttgtacgtctgttgggaggcttcagTTGTTGTTGGTTGCACCCTTTTTACGTTTATAGaagagcgcttgactgcaatcacacattgtaagcgatgatgcaggctaagatggagcgcgcttgcctagaagatgcctattcactcttgatttgaaggtactcatattttaTGTACTGggaaaaatggaagctggaagatcattccagatcctagcggtgcggatcagaaacgaagatgcgaagcgcttcgtacgggaccgcggtatatcgaccacgtagggatgcagatccttacggtgcctcgcggttcgatgaaGAGAAGTAGAGTATTGACAGAGAAGTGCAACTGAGTAATTAAGCGTTCTGGTAAGTCACCTTAATGCGCTACCATCAGAGTTATATAGTTTTCGGTGTAAAAATATTCgacatgtattttaaaaaaaaaggtttgttttGAAGTAAAGGGCAAAATTTTAGCAGAAAAGTGTCGTCGttgaaaatgtatgaactctcttaacGGCTTGGCGgtcaagatacagacagacaaaaatgaaaaaaatacagttttgtgtTCAGTATCGATGATAGGACTTAAATattaggataggataggattaaaataaaatccgtGAATGTACATGAAAGCAAGTAAAGGAATACTGAGTGTTAGTctggttataggcgatggtcTACTTGTCATCAGGTCTGCGTCgcctgtcaattattactataataataataaagtaaaaacccAAAAAGGacaaaagtaaattattaaacatcctactttaatatcataaatgtgaaagtttggatgtttgttactcaatgacgcaaaaacggctaacCAGAattggatgaaattttgcatgcatgtagcctttgacatggaaaagaacataggctacttttcatcccgattcctttagtagttcccgagggaaaattgaaaattgtttgtgAGCTAAGCCGacggcagacagctttgaaattagGTATCCCTGCCACCTATGCTGTGGAAAatgacatgtactttctataccgatctctcaaatagttcccgtggtaacgAGCAAAGTTTTAGACCCTATTCTGAAGCCCACGCAGTCGCGAGCAGAAGTTAGTTCATGAATAAAAATCAAGAATTAATATATGAATATTCTGTCTATTATAAGTTACACTGAAGGTGAATCACATTACTTATTATTTGGATCTCTATGTATCTATAAAAAACTCCTCGCATTTTAGAAGCCTAAGAACTAAAACACTTCAACGCCGAACAAAATCGGCCCAATGAAACCTTAGATGTCAGCCTGACTCGAATTACACTCGACCGAAACTGAGGGCAAAAATTATTTCCattcaacttaatttaatttaaaagtaaaatattttaactgcattttttgaatttataagaaaaatatttaaattttttagcctGAACGTTTTTTACAACGCCTTCGTCCAATGTGTTGTAGTCCGATGCCGGACATAGATTTTCTGACACAAACTTCAAATTGTCTTTATTAAAGTTGGCAGAAGGCGTAAAACGCCATCatcaacatttttaacaaattaccggcccactgcaggcgCGGgcattggtaaacttcacacaccttggagaacaCAATCGACAACTCCCCGGTAGGAAGGTTTCCGAtctttttcctttaccgttaaagcaatttagATTTGAAATTCCGATtaaaaactccgaaaagttggtGGTGCGTACTAAAGATGGAAATCAGTCCCTTCAAAAGGGATGCCGAatctctaaccactaggctatcgccgcttgcAAAAGAAGGCATTTGCTTTGCTCGTATGCGAGTTCACGTATCAGTAGTGATAAGAACCGGGCACGGAGTTGTTTTATACCAGTTTCCTATCTCGGGGCtggtactaaaaaaatattaacagaaaacttaaataagataagtaggtatatagcaTTGATTTAATACGTTACTATTGGTATATCTAGTCAATAAACCACATTAGATGGCACAGCCGTCTGTGAATGAGAAGTAGGTCTTCACGCATCAACTGTTATTGGAAGATAAGAAGTTTTATGCTCAGTTGAACGTAACAACTAACACACATAAAGACCTCGTGCAGTGTTTTCTACGAGTTGTATGATATTGTAGTTAAAACTACTGCTAAtgttaagatttataaaattaatatcaattgCTTAGTTTAGGCCTATAAAACCCATAAAGGCCTACTTTATGGGTTTTATAGGCCCTGCGTAGCCAATTTTGATGATTCGATCGCTATCGATTCAGTTATAAGTGCATTTCTGAATTAaccatctttaattgtttaagtatGTCCAATATAGATGTAATGAGTATACCTACGTTTGTAGTATGACGGTTAAACTATTAACAGTATAGCACCTTCCACTCATtagaaagtaggtacctagttagCCCTTAACGTCCCACAGCTAAGTACCATTTCATAGGAGAGTGAATTTCGAACTTGCTCTCCGAGGTACGGGCTGGGAACTGGATTCGAACCCAAGACTTCGTGACTATAAGTTGAATTTTCTaacaatgattaaaaaataaataaaaatgtattacgtACAACCTTAATTGGTATAAACCcaatatatgtaatttaaattatgacaCTATTCCCGCGCTTATATGTAATTGGTCTATTCGAATCGATACAAAAAGACAAACCCTCACTTTTTGTAAACTAATTTTGCAGCTGTGGGATCTAGTATTTTGTTCATCTGAGAAAGGCTCAAATAATTTCAAGTCCTGTGTTTATAGTtcaacaaattaataatttaaaaaaatataataaaaaactcgCTTCAGTTTTTGGTTATTCAAGTATTTGTCTATGCTTTTTAAAATCTGTGTTCTTGTCGTTGGGTTTTGTCAGTGTCATCCGGTTCTGTCAATGTCATAACCTGTGTAAGTTTTAATGGGATCGTTCGGCAGTAAAATTTCACGCTCATCGAAAATGGCTAACTCCGCAGAGATTCAACAATTCATAAAAGATGCTATTTCGCAAGAAAAAGTGGTTGTGTTTTCAAAATCATACTGCCCTTATTGCACACTAGCTAAagaagtaagttatttttatgggtagttcataaaaatttatagtCTTATATCTGTttactttgaaaagttaattttgtctTATTTGAAggtcattaatatttttaaattcttaccTATTATTTTCAGGTTTTTGGAAAAGTTAAGCAACCGATCAAAGTATACGAATTAGACGAGCGTGACGATGGCCCAGCAATTCAAGAAAATCTAGCAAAAATTTCCGGATTTAGGACTGTAAGTTATCTCAAGTCATTAAATTATGATTCActcaataacatttttaagtatGAGGTCATTAATATATTGACGTTACATACGTGCCTTAAATTGTGATGCAACATTTAGtcaaattattgaaattttcttaataaaattcTGGCATGTAAGTGTGCCAGGCTCTCCAAAGTTATTCAAGTCAATAATTTAGTTGTTCACAAATACTGAGTAATGTGAGCATTAAAGGCTGGTCCCCAGCACTCACAAAAGTAGGCGAGAAAGAGGCAATCtcattgaataataaaataatgaataattagtATTACAACATTCCAAATATTAAGGAAAGTTTTTCCAAAAAATAGTAACCCCAGATTAAGAagctatggtctcaaacttggATTTCAGCAGGCTTTATCTTTTCCTTCCAAGCACTTGTATCAGCAattgtacataagtacaaaTGTAGAATACCTTGCCTGCAGATCTagtgactgcagtatcactgaatcagtttaagaatagactggacaaACATTATAAAGACCAAAAGCACTAGAAATCATATACCTAGTGATATCATCAGTGAAAGCtgtttattctattatataataataataagaattaaaatcattattatcagATATTTCTAGTAGCTTGCCATTACTCACTGCTCACAGTCCTCTGCTTATCTCATCCATCTACTTTGTTAAGGATATTTTGTCCAACAAAGTAGATAGTCACAAAGGTTTAGGATTAGCAAGTTAAAGTGGGAAACTAGCAAATCCTAAGCATATTTCAATCATCTTCAATGGAACCCATGTTAGTTTGCCTTTGCTATAATCGgggaaaataataaagattctAGACCTGTTTTGGCTGGTCTAGGAGATGAATTAGTATGATCTTATTTAGTGCTAGATAATAGAAACATTGATCCAAATTTCAAGACCCTATTGAGTAATTGGTCACCCATCCAATTACCAAATAAAGTTTAGTACCAAAAAGCGAAACTTTACAAAAAGAATAACATATACCAGTCCAAGTAGAAAATAATACTTAGTTACTGTTATACTTAGGTTTTAATGTTTTGATAAAGTAAAATGCCTGTAcccaaataattataattcttgCTAAAACATAATGTACCAATAGTTTTGTATGTGCTtggcaaaataaaatgtagctAGCACCATCTGTTGGGATTTTACAACAACACAATGTGACTAGTAATGCCACCTATAACTATTTCAGTTAACTTGCTCTGGTATGAGAAAAGGTTCTCACAAGAATTAGACATAagtagtatttaattattatcaacaaaAATGGGTAcatatcataatcattatttGTGGTTAGCTTATATTTTTACCACTTACCTTAGCTTTGATAGTGGTTATGATGCAAAAGTATGTCAACCTATCAGTTCCATTACATTTAAACCACAAAAAcctcaattataattattgttaagttgtactttatgtattttaatatttctttaatttttttcaggttccacaagtatttattaatggtacatGTGTGGGGGGAGGAT
The sequence above is a segment of the Pararge aegeria chromosome 17, ilParAegt1.1, whole genome shotgun sequence genome. Coding sequences within it:
- the LOC120630988 gene encoding glutaredoxin-C4-like, translating into MGSFGSKISRSSKMANSAEIQQFIKDAISQEKVVVFSKSYCPYCTLAKEVFGKVKQPIKVYELDERDDGPAIQENLAKISGFRTVPQVFINGTCVGGGSDVKQLFDSGKLQPMLIG